Proteins from a single region of Candidatus Omnitrophota bacterium:
- the dapB gene encoding 4-hydroxy-tetrahydrodipicolinate reductase, with the protein MSEKIRVLVNGAKGRMGLEIVNTVIDAEDLVLAGETDLGDDLEKIIADSKSDVVVDFTSPHCAYENAQKICASAAAGVIGTTGFTLVQVQSLVDKSKGKKPGIIIAPNFAIGALLMMHCARICAKYMPDVEIIELHHDKKLDAPSGTAIKTAEMISEVRKDVSTRIFESGVRGKLYSDIPLHSIRLPGLLAHQEVIFGAAGQTLTLRHDSINRSCFMPGVLLAIRQVINIEGLVYGLDKLLFKE; encoded by the coding sequence ATGTCGGAGAAAATTAGAGTGTTGGTTAATGGCGCTAAGGGAAGAATGGGTTTGGAGATCGTTAATACGGTCATAGACGCAGAAGATTTGGTTTTGGCGGGCGAAACCGATCTCGGCGATGATTTGGAGAAGATAATCGCAGATTCAAAATCGGATGTGGTTGTGGATTTTACTTCTCCCCACTGCGCATATGAAAACGCTCAAAAAATCTGCGCAAGCGCTGCTGCAGGCGTCATTGGCACTACTGGTTTTACTTTGGTTCAAGTGCAATCCCTTGTAGATAAAAGTAAAGGTAAAAAACCAGGAATAATTATTGCCCCCAATTTTGCCATAGGCGCTCTGTTAATGATGCACTGCGCCAGAATTTGCGCTAAATACATGCCGGATGTGGAAATAATTGAGCTGCATCATGACAAAAAACTGGATGCACCTTCTGGTACGGCTATCAAAACAGCGGAAATGATTTCTGAAGTCCGCAAAGATGTTTCCACAAGAATATTTGAATCAGGAGTTCGAGGCAAGCTATACAGCGACATTCCCTTGCACAGCATCCGCCTTCCTGGCCTGCTCGCGCATCAGGAAGTGATATTCGGCGCTGCTGGCCAGACTCTGACTCTACGCCACGATTCCATCAACCGATCATGTTTTATGCCCGGCGTTTTGTTAGCAATTAGGCAAGTCATTAATATTGAAGGACTTGTATACGGTCTTGATAAGTTGCTGTTTAAGGAGTAA
- the rsmG gene encoding 16S rRNA (guanine(527)-N(7))-methyltransferase RsmG, which produces MEKKVFFQEFLLAVERRFISLPPEVLYSICDYFFILQNENAHTNLTAYQTIDDFIDFHFFDSRILLDCMNPISNAFIIDIGSGAGIPGIILHLLRPDLHVTLIESSQKKTRFLQKVIETLNINSCNIVNRRAEDAAHDSKWREKFDIATARAFGPLSLTLELTTSFVRPCGRIYLPRVAEEPKNTVDTQSLGCNLLDKFLYVLPRRDKTFSIDIFEKKKSTPSKFPRKVSQIKKNPL; this is translated from the coding sequence ATGGAGAAAAAGGTCTTCTTCCAGGAATTTCTTTTAGCGGTAGAGAGAAGATTTATATCTCTACCGCCGGAAGTTCTATACTCAATATGCGATTACTTCTTTATACTGCAAAATGAGAACGCCCATACGAACCTAACGGCATACCAAACAATTGACGATTTTATAGATTTCCATTTTTTCGATAGCCGAATTTTATTGGATTGCATGAATCCCATTTCAAATGCTTTTATTATAGATATCGGTTCGGGAGCAGGTATTCCAGGAATTATTCTCCACTTGTTGCGTCCGGATTTACATGTAACGTTGATTGAGTCTTCCCAAAAAAAGACGCGGTTTTTACAGAAAGTAATAGAAACATTGAATATTAATTCATGCAATATCGTCAATCGTAGAGCGGAAGATGCTGCTCACGATTCTAAATGGCGGGAGAAATTCGATATTGCTACAGCAAGAGCTTTTGGACCATTATCTTTAACATTGGAATTGACAACCTCTTTTGTACGCCCTTGTGGCCGAATCTATCTCCCAAGAGTCGCCGAAGAACCTAAAAATACAGTAGATACGCAATCTTTAGGATGTAATTTACTAGATAAATTTCTATATGTCTTGCCGCGCCGAGATAAAACGTTCTCTATAGACATCTTTGAGAAAAAGAAATCTACTCCCTCTAAATTCCCCCGAAAAGTATCGCAAATTAAAAAAAATCCTCTATAA
- a CDS encoding AAA family ATPase gives MAIVPRGTKGNPSVTRIIAIVNQKGGVGKTTTAVNLAACLAHNGMETILIDLDPQGNATSGVGINKRGVESSIFDPLIENIPLSSILRPTSMTSLRIAPSNNDLLSVEMHLASEENGNRRLRTALAQFLWSINAEKRVDYVIIDCPPSFGMLSMNAILAADSVLIPVQCEYYALEGLTEILTSTTVIREQYNKSLSLAGILLTMSDRRLNLSRQVEEDIRQAYCNYVFETVINRSVRLSEAPSYGMPIILYDPSSTGADSYISLALEVIENETKSLRPWPLRSSG, from the coding sequence ATGGCCATTGTTCCACGTGGAACAAAAGGGAATCCAAGCGTGACGAGAATCATCGCCATCGTTAACCAAAAAGGCGGCGTCGGTAAAACGACGACGGCGGTTAACCTTGCCGCCTGTTTGGCCCATAACGGCATGGAAACCATCCTTATCGACCTGGATCCCCAGGGGAATGCGACCAGTGGCGTTGGTATCAACAAAAGGGGTGTAGAAAGTTCTATCTTCGATCCTCTGATCGAGAATATTCCTCTCTCTTCCATTTTACGGCCCACTTCCATGACTTCGCTTCGTATTGCGCCATCTAACAACGATCTTTTGTCCGTTGAAATGCATTTAGCTTCGGAGGAGAACGGAAACCGCCGCTTGCGTACGGCATTGGCGCAGTTTTTATGGTCCATTAATGCTGAAAAGCGAGTGGATTACGTTATCATCGATTGCCCGCCATCCTTTGGGATGTTGAGTATGAATGCCATTCTCGCCGCCGACTCGGTTTTAATTCCTGTCCAGTGCGAATATTACGCCTTAGAGGGTTTAACTGAAATCTTGACCTCTACAACCGTTATCCGAGAGCAATATAATAAGAGCTTATCCTTAGCGGGTATTCTTTTAACGATGTCCGACCGCCGCCTCAATCTTAGCCGTCAAGTGGAAGAGGACATCAGGCAAGCGTATTGTAATTATGTTTTCGAAACGGTGATCAATCGCAGCGTTCGATTGAGTGAAGCTCCTAGTTATGGAATGCCCATCATTCTCTATGATCCCAGCTCCACGGGCGCCGATTCCTATATTAGTCTGGCATTGGAAGTGATCGAAAATGAAACGAAAAGCCTTAGGCCGTGGCCTCTCCGCTCTTCTGGCTGA
- a CDS encoding ParB/RepB/Spo0J family partition protein produces MKRKALGRGLSALLADFPVESAAQKNIQDIQIGLIDVNQFQPRAAFNPNALMELAESIRAQGVLQPLLVREHTAAAGRFQLIAGERRLRASLQAGLDAVPCIVLQADEAQMLEIALVENIQRADLSPVEEARAYKHLSERFSLTQEEIAEKVGKSREYVANALRLLNLPEAVLVYLDSGELTTGHAKVLLSLKHQDAMRDMAAQILQKGLSVRETENLVRNMSAPAEISPEKSSEKAAKQEDVHIADLRRILEESFQTKVNIKMRGANKGAIEIFFYDLDHLQSLLKRWNVENL; encoded by the coding sequence ATGAAACGAAAAGCCTTAGGCCGTGGCCTCTCCGCTCTTCTGGCTGATTTCCCTGTCGAAAGCGCGGCGCAAAAAAACATCCAGGATATCCAGATTGGCCTTATCGACGTCAATCAATTTCAGCCTCGCGCCGCCTTTAATCCTAACGCTTTGATGGAATTAGCGGAGTCTATCCGCGCCCAGGGAGTACTCCAGCCGTTATTGGTGCGCGAGCATACCGCCGCGGCGGGACGTTTCCAGTTAATCGCGGGCGAACGCCGGCTGCGCGCCTCCCTGCAGGCGGGATTGGACGCCGTCCCCTGCATCGTATTGCAGGCGGATGAGGCTCAGATGCTTGAAATTGCCTTGGTGGAAAACATCCAACGCGCTGACCTCTCTCCCGTGGAGGAAGCAAGAGCCTACAAGCATCTGTCGGAACGTTTTTCTTTGACGCAAGAAGAGATCGCCGAAAAAGTCGGTAAAAGCCGGGAATACGTTGCTAATGCCCTGCGCTTGCTCAATCTGCCTGAGGCCGTACTCGTTTATCTGGATTCGGGAGAATTGACGACGGGTCACGCTAAAGTACTGCTTTCGTTGAAGCATCAGGACGCTATGCGCGATATGGCCGCCCAAATTCTCCAAAAAGGCCTTAGCGTCCGAGAGACCGAAAATCTCGTCCGGAATATGTCCGCCCCGGCGGAAATATCACCGGAAAAATCCTCGGAAAAAGCCGCCAAGCAAGAGGACGTCCATATCGCCGATTTGCGCCGTATTTTGGAAGAGTCATTCCAAACCAAGGTAAATATCAAGATGCGCGGCGCCAACAAAGGAGCTATCGAAATTTTCTTTTACGATCTTGATCACTTGCAATCTCTGCTCAAACGTTGGAATGTGGAGAATCTTTGA
- a CDS encoding HD domain-containing phosphohydrolase: protein MPSQESKRQFMPISVSLVASGKAPPLDLYYQRDGEQEPILFRSRTLPLRPKEIKELTDREIKDLWILEEHSSSEVEDLIEEEAQVMEKASAEAAADEEVAQLIQDPSVPTEEKCEVVYNYSTDLMKQVFESPNPEDAIKAASVVLPNVTEVIFGDKRAAHEFILRASVDYAIYSHAVNTCLFGVALARRALKISKQDALLRFGPGLLLHDIGKLRIPKEILEKTEPLDEEERSVIEQHTLWGVEMVKEFMDLSPECESIILHHHERMDGSGYPHGLRGEQISVGARICAIVDVFDAISTRRSFQDRKTSYESFKTMLGDKAKGFDRKLLEEFLYIFVPPEEG from the coding sequence ATGCCTTCGCAAGAATCCAAGCGTCAATTCATGCCGATCTCCGTCAGCCTTGTCGCCAGCGGCAAGGCGCCGCCTCTGGATCTTTATTACCAGCGGGATGGAGAGCAGGAGCCGATTCTTTTCCGCAGCCGCACTCTGCCTCTGCGCCCCAAAGAAATTAAGGAATTGACAGATAGGGAGATTAAGGACCTTTGGATTCTAGAGGAACACTCTTCTTCTGAAGTGGAGGATTTGATTGAAGAAGAGGCGCAGGTAATGGAGAAGGCCTCCGCCGAGGCCGCCGCCGACGAAGAGGTCGCGCAACTGATTCAAGACCCCTCCGTCCCTACCGAGGAAAAATGCGAGGTAGTTTACAATTATTCCACCGATTTGATGAAGCAAGTTTTCGAATCGCCCAATCCAGAGGATGCGATCAAGGCGGCGTCGGTGGTTTTGCCTAATGTTACCGAGGTTATCTTCGGCGATAAGCGCGCCGCTCATGAGTTCATACTCCGTGCGTCTGTCGATTATGCGATTTATTCCCATGCCGTCAATACCTGCCTCTTCGGCGTCGCTCTGGCGCGGCGGGCGCTAAAGATTTCCAAACAGGACGCCTTATTGCGCTTCGGGCCGGGGTTGTTGCTTCATGATATCGGTAAGTTGAGGATTCCCAAGGAGATACTTGAGAAAACCGAACCGTTGGACGAGGAGGAGCGAAGCGTTATCGAGCAGCATACTCTTTGGGGCGTGGAGATGGTCAAGGAATTCATGGACCTCTCGCCCGAATGCGAGTCGATCATCCTGCATCATCACGAGAGGATGGACGGCTCCGGCTATCCCCACGGCCTGCGGGGCGAGCAGATTTCCGTAGGCGCCCGCATCTGCGCTATCGTCGACGTCTTCGACGCCATCAGCACCCGCCGCTCCTTCCAGGATCGAAAGACCTCGTACGAATCTTTCAAAACCATGCTCGGCGACAAAGCCAAAGGCTTCGACCGTAAACTACTGGAAGAATTCCTCTACATCTTCGTCCCGCCGGAGGAAGGATGA
- a CDS encoding carboxypeptidase-like regulatory domain-containing protein yields the protein MMRGCSSYAIFAFLLIILIIFVIVFWPTLAKLKTEPRSNIRVYFNPPTPIPLSDGGINSTPLPTTIPVSALVSTATIASPPSHDSKEKLLSNQSITVLINDLIGDPISSGKITLCDIKKNFSNGKALFQVADLSICELTASATGYQSKTITVDLQQNRSPAIQLDYFCSFQFCVYQDSRYTSPCPGAEITLYEGLLAPRPLADYTRSFFQRIGFNDAQEVYISRNEGTPIVNRVMPERSFLHSSIETPLGLGLGTPQANDVVEAVGACIWEEQNRFRFNDARSRSALLPLSPVYANKVRIWDALSLSSNNPLTQIFIERVYLIRSSNSFSSFMTFPDKHASARFVQTLKTDNRGFASISGLRPALYFVQAQKEKLYSDIYVIHPSCGGAKLALSETSRVLVRSRLKGIDEIQCQFVADVSDVSVSLISLNPEKKRIYASNSDSRGHSIFDSVPVGKYRINAMPPQGLGLSPLVKDVAINQPNQTIDMIFDYWPQKAIRGKVLQIGSKQPVPNYAVQLYVVKNGTQPASTTKTNVNGVFAFQPLPVGQYIVDRFFSNYDQTLYLPVSAQDADMADYKNLFIFLNRLTPGNISNSYPQNVTVDEENTPEVILWVAPCQETWFSGQVTDEKNHPIANAKLFLYPYHDRDFVTQTRQIDPRTDSQGQFEICLLTKSFPDVSSQQFMGIISAIYGQDIPRRWVETSYGSRQTEDKFIPLASGRSDVKFVIGDRVNNIHIIATHVSNKSIEGQLLTEDGQLPDSAEVFALENDSKIPAKLDSSGHFTIQGISKDRVTLEITRAFIKSDTELSGYTYFLPETVALEFPPDKQLIYLEVTLLKAGYFVGQVKCANHAMIDIDVIALSASGESYRGIINSEGQFMITGLPINDLYTVGVKLYGEKYLEKISDLKPNLTNILFIIQ from the coding sequence ATGATGAGAGGATGTAGTAGTTATGCAATTTTTGCTTTTCTGCTAATAATCCTTATAATATTTGTAATAGTTTTTTGGCCAACGCTAGCCAAGTTGAAGACTGAACCGCGCTCCAATATTCGTGTTTACTTTAATCCTCCAACTCCAATACCGCTGTCTGATGGAGGGATTAATTCGACTCCGCTCCCAACAACAATTCCAGTTTCAGCACTCGTTTCTACTGCAACCATTGCCTCTCCACCTAGCCATGATTCCAAAGAAAAATTGCTATCAAATCAATCTATAACTGTATTGATTAACGATCTGATAGGCGATCCCATTTCATCTGGTAAAATCACATTGTGCGATATTAAAAAGAATTTTTCAAATGGAAAAGCCCTATTCCAGGTTGCAGATTTATCGATTTGCGAGCTAACTGCCTCGGCTACAGGTTACCAATCCAAAACAATTACGGTCGATCTTCAGCAAAACCGTTCGCCTGCTATTCAATTGGATTATTTTTGCTCATTTCAGTTTTGCGTCTATCAAGACTCCCGCTATACTTCTCCCTGTCCCGGTGCTGAAATCACCCTTTACGAAGGTTTGCTTGCGCCAAGACCTCTCGCTGATTATACGCGTTCTTTTTTTCAACGTATTGGATTTAATGACGCTCAAGAGGTGTATATTTCACGGAATGAAGGCACCCCTATTGTTAACCGCGTTATGCCTGAGCGTTCCTTTTTGCATTCTTCCATTGAAACTCCATTAGGGCTTGGCTTGGGGACGCCACAGGCGAATGACGTGGTGGAAGCGGTTGGTGCTTGTATATGGGAAGAACAGAACCGATTTCGATTTAATGATGCGAGATCACGGTCTGCGCTTTTGCCATTGTCCCCAGTATACGCCAATAAAGTCAGGATTTGGGATGCGTTGTCTCTATCCTCCAATAATCCATTAACCCAGATTTTCATTGAAAGAGTATACCTTATTCGTTCGTCGAACTCTTTTAGTTCTTTCATGACTTTTCCCGATAAGCACGCCAGCGCCCGTTTTGTTCAAACTCTTAAAACCGATAATCGGGGTTTTGCTTCAATTTCAGGATTGAGACCGGCCTTATATTTCGTTCAAGCCCAAAAAGAAAAACTATATAGCGACATCTATGTTATACATCCGTCGTGCGGCGGCGCAAAACTCGCTTTATCTGAAACAAGCCGCGTCCTCGTCCGATCTCGTCTCAAAGGCATCGATGAAATTCAATGTCAGTTTGTTGCCGACGTTTCGGATGTTAGCGTCAGTCTAATTTCGCTCAATCCGGAAAAGAAAAGAATTTACGCCTCCAATAGCGATAGCCGTGGCCATTCAATTTTCGATTCTGTTCCCGTAGGAAAATATCGAATAAATGCGATGCCGCCGCAAGGACTAGGTCTCTCGCCTCTTGTCAAAGACGTTGCTATTAACCAACCGAATCAGACCATAGACATGATTTTTGATTATTGGCCTCAGAAAGCCATTCGTGGGAAAGTTCTCCAAATTGGCTCAAAGCAACCTGTTCCCAATTATGCTGTACAACTTTATGTTGTGAAAAATGGAACCCAGCCAGCCAGTACAACAAAGACGAATGTAAATGGCGTATTCGCATTTCAACCTCTGCCAGTTGGCCAATATATAGTCGATCGTTTTTTCTCTAATTACGATCAAACACTCTATCTTCCTGTTTCCGCACAAGACGCCGATATGGCGGATTACAAAAATCTATTTATATTTTTGAATAGACTCACACCTGGAAATATATCGAATTCTTATCCCCAGAACGTAACTGTCGATGAAGAAAACACGCCCGAAGTCATTCTTTGGGTTGCGCCCTGCCAAGAGACTTGGTTTTCCGGACAAGTGACGGATGAAAAAAACCATCCCATCGCCAATGCAAAACTTTTTTTATATCCCTATCATGATCGCGATTTCGTAACTCAAACTCGGCAAATTGATCCCCGGACCGATAGCCAAGGCCAATTTGAAATTTGTCTTCTAACTAAATCATTTCCCGATGTTTCATCTCAACAATTTATGGGAATTATTTCAGCTATATATGGTCAAGATATTCCTCGCCGTTGGGTGGAAACATCTTATGGTAGTAGACAGACAGAAGATAAATTTATTCCGTTGGCATCTGGTCGTTCCGATGTAAAATTTGTTATTGGCGACCGCGTAAATAATATTCATATTATAGCAACACATGTTTCGAATAAATCAATCGAAGGCCAGTTGTTAACAGAGGATGGGCAACTGCCGGACTCTGCAGAAGTCTTTGCTCTTGAAAATGATTCCAAAATACCAGCTAAGCTAGATTCATCCGGTCATTTTACAATTCAGGGAATATCTAAAGATAGAGTCACCCTTGAAATTACACGCGCTTTTATAAAATCCGATACAGAACTATCAGGCTATACTTATTTTCTCCCTGAAACAGTAGCACTTGAATTCCCTCCAGATAAACAATTAATCTATTTGGAAGTTACTTTGCTAAAAGCCGGTTATTTTGTTGGACAGGTTAAATGTGCTAACCACGCGATGATCGATATCGATGTTATCGCTCTATCGGCATCGGGAGAATCGTATCGGGGAATTATTAACTCAGAAGGCCAATTCATGATTACAGGGTTACCTATAAACGATCTTTACACGGTTGGAGTAAAACTCTATGGGGAAAAATATTTAGAGAAAATATCTGATTTAAAACCTAATTTAACAAATATTTTATTTATTATACAGTAA
- a CDS encoding tetratricopeptide repeat protein — protein MKRLFAYILAAAAAGSGVFPVSVWGAQNATAEASAPGQERQDLDFADGLYQRGMFDSAARQYADFLRQYPLSKQKEAALFRRGESLYQHAAKWNKTDPLQAKIFLVEARGAFQQWVRDYPQGSRIHEAQLRLGEVSYKIGDAKGALEALNRVVKESKENTLLEAALFYAGRSHENLKEWKEAENRYRQIRDSFPKGEFAALSTFLLADVLGKTERSQEAADLLTDFWENPGKYKIPEGSSLVEDSKLLSAQMLYQLDKFDEASKAYEAFVSANPGSENTAKAKYGAAWAEYRQKNYEKALQIADTLQRQSLPADLAIGIIFLQGTCSYQQKLYDDAILYFREVIADPKAGEYRDRAWYQLAWSYYLSQKYEAAAAECKRILQQGGDPSAMGNVHFLLGQSCAQQQDFDNAILELDLVRKINAQGEYAEESLYLLADLLYRKERYDEAGEAFESYYRDYPSASRAEEALLWASNARFAAKNYAKAVENADRLLKAYPESKALQEVLYRKGLALYQLKKYDEALAAFDELLAKTEEEKRKPEALYWQAYIYELQKDRVKASEKYGVLLENYPSFPNRDEALLRKSLCDYKEKKFEAAYAGFQNILGGEKGNQIPAEVIFWMIFFADEKEKHEEALATAERVLSVFPQDSFQERALIAKGNQLIALKKWKEANQNAEDFLKRFPESLFKPEIFWSQGMALEGLEKSKEALDLLEKSLMELNRLGDPDPVFAASLYLDRGRLLEKMGKTKEGLESYLRVAIIYDHPRYTPEAMYRSIRAHSSLEEKDSAQKMYNELCERYPDSPWRKKADEEFGAAMKKNE, from the coding sequence ATGAAAAGACTATTCGCCTATATTCTCGCTGCAGCCGCCGCAGGGAGCGGCGTTTTTCCCGTGAGCGTTTGGGGAGCGCAGAACGCAACGGCGGAAGCGTCCGCACCGGGGCAGGAGCGGCAGGACCTGGATTTCGCCGATGGGTTGTATCAGCGGGGAATGTTCGACAGCGCCGCCCGGCAATACGCCGATTTTCTGCGCCAATATCCTCTAAGCAAGCAAAAAGAGGCCGCCTTGTTCCGGCGCGGCGAGTCGTTGTACCAGCACGCGGCGAAATGGAATAAGACCGATCCGCTGCAAGCGAAAATCTTTCTGGTCGAAGCGCGCGGCGCTTTTCAGCAATGGGTGCGGGATTATCCCCAAGGAAGCCGGATTCACGAGGCGCAATTGCGCCTGGGCGAGGTCTCCTACAAAATCGGCGACGCCAAAGGCGCGCTGGAAGCTTTGAACCGAGTCGTCAAAGAGAGCAAGGAGAACACCCTGCTCGAAGCCGCTCTCTTTTACGCCGGACGCAGCCATGAAAACCTGAAGGAATGGAAGGAAGCGGAAAACCGCTACCGCCAGATTCGCGATTCGTTTCCCAAAGGCGAATTCGCCGCCCTCTCCACCTTTCTGCTCGCCGACGTTTTAGGCAAAACTGAACGCTCCCAGGAAGCCGCCGATCTGCTGACCGATTTCTGGGAGAATCCCGGCAAGTACAAAATCCCCGAAGGCTCCTCGCTGGTGGAGGATTCCAAACTGCTCTCCGCACAGATGCTTTATCAACTGGATAAATTCGACGAGGCGTCCAAAGCGTATGAAGCGTTCGTCTCCGCCAATCCCGGCAGCGAGAATACGGCCAAGGCCAAATATGGAGCGGCCTGGGCGGAATACCGGCAGAAGAATTACGAGAAGGCGCTGCAAATCGCCGATACGCTGCAACGGCAGTCGCTACCCGCTGATTTGGCCATCGGCATCATCTTCCTGCAGGGAACGTGTTCCTATCAACAAAAATTATACGACGACGCCATCCTCTATTTCCGCGAAGTAATCGCCGATCCCAAAGCGGGAGAATACCGCGACCGGGCTTGGTATCAACTCGCCTGGTCCTATTATCTTTCCCAAAAATACGAAGCCGCCGCCGCGGAATGCAAGCGCATCCTGCAGCAGGGAGGCGATCCTTCCGCGATGGGCAACGTTCATTTTCTGTTGGGGCAGAGCTGCGCCCAGCAACAAGACTTCGACAACGCCATTTTGGAATTGGATCTGGTTCGGAAGATCAATGCCCAAGGCGAGTATGCGGAGGAATCGCTATATCTCCTGGCGGACCTGCTGTACCGCAAAGAACGGTACGACGAGGCCGGAGAGGCGTTTGAGTCCTACTATCGGGACTATCCTTCCGCTTCCCGCGCCGAAGAAGCGCTGTTATGGGCGAGCAACGCTCGCTTCGCCGCCAAGAATTACGCCAAGGCCGTCGAGAACGCCGACCGATTGTTGAAAGCCTATCCCGAATCGAAAGCGCTACAGGAGGTCTTATACCGCAAGGGATTGGCGCTGTATCAATTGAAAAAGTACGACGAAGCCCTGGCGGCGTTCGACGAGTTGCTCGCCAAAACCGAGGAGGAGAAGAGGAAGCCCGAAGCCCTCTACTGGCAGGCGTATATTTACGAATTGCAAAAGGATCGTGTAAAAGCCTCCGAGAAGTATGGCGTTCTTCTGGAAAATTATCCCTCTTTTCCCAATCGTGACGAGGCGCTGCTGCGCAAGTCGCTCTGCGATTACAAGGAGAAGAAATTCGAAGCCGCCTATGCCGGATTCCAGAATATTTTGGGCGGCGAAAAAGGAAATCAAATTCCCGCCGAAGTGATTTTCTGGATGATTTTTTTCGCGGACGAAAAGGAGAAGCATGAAGAAGCGCTGGCGACCGCTGAGCGCGTCTTGTCCGTCTTTCCCCAGGATTCCTTTCAGGAACGCGCCCTGATCGCCAAGGGCAATCAACTAATAGCATTGAAGAAATGGAAGGAAGCGAATCAAAACGCGGAGGATTTCCTCAAGCGTTTTCCCGAAAGCCTGTTCAAGCCGGAAATATTCTGGAGCCAGGGCATGGCGTTGGAAGGATTGGAGAAATCCAAGGAAGCGTTGGATCTATTGGAAAAAAGCCTCATGGAATTGAACCGGCTAGGCGATCCCGATCCCGTCTTCGCCGCTTCGCTTTATTTGGACCGGGGACGGCTTTTGGAGAAGATGGGAAAGACCAAGGAAGGATTGGAATCCTACCTGCGGGTGGCCATCATTTACGACCACCCGCGTTATACGCCGGAAGCGATGTACCGATCTATCCGCGCCCATTCGTCGCTGGAGGAAAAAGATTCAGCGCAAAAGATGTATAATGAACTCTGCGAACGCTACCCGGATTCCCCGTGGCGCAAGAAAGCGGACGAGGAATTCGGGGCGGCTATGAAGAAGAACGAATGA